A genomic segment from Bacillus rossius redtenbacheri isolate Brsri chromosome 5, Brsri_v3, whole genome shotgun sequence encodes:
- the LOC134532063 gene encoding syntaxin-12, producing MSGGSSAGGQKNYGSMSTVPNIDFMGTLQFSPTELYSLSENITTNIYTINTNWKNLERALKSIGTERDNQGLRDQVHVTQLSCNQIVGQTTRDLQRLNFIVRRGDKQQKLQVDKLTNDFKEAVQYYSKMQKQVAERMKVCLLRRQSAEQGEGAGEEEEGAWLDEQAQLAAQKTRLRDLEFDTGLLAEREHRIRRIEGDVLDVNQIMRELAAMVHEQGDALNTIESNIENVHGHVEEGTSQLQRAAQYQNKYRKKVLILALVAVVVAIIVTIVVLTQLKR from the exons ATGTCGGGTGGTTCTTCAGCCGGTGGGCAGAAGAACTATGGCTCAATGAGTACCGTGCCAAACATCGACTTCATGGGCACCTTGCAGTTCAGCCCGACGGAGTTGTACAGCCTCAGCGAAAATATAACTACCAACATCTACACCATAAATACGAACTGGAAAAATTTGGAACGAGCTTTGAAAAGCATTGGTACAGAAAGGGACAACCAGGGTCTGCGGGATCaagt ACACGTGACCCAGCTGAGCTGCAACCAGATCGTGGGGCAGACCACGCGGGACCTGCAGCGACTGAACTTCATCGTGCGACGCGGCGACAAGCAGCAGAAGCTGCAGGTGGACAAGCTGACCAACGACTTCAAGGAGGCGGTCCAGTACTACAGCAAGATGCAGAAG CAAGTGGCGGAGAGGATGAAGGTGTGCCTGCTGCGGAGGCAGTCGGCCGAGCAGGGCGAGGGGGCCggcgaggaggaggagggggcctGGCTGGACGAGCAGGCGCAGCTGGCCGCGCAGAAGACGCGGCTGCGCGACCTGGAGTTCGACACGGGCTTGCTGGCGGAGCGCGAGCACAGGATACGGCGCATCGAGGGCGACGTGCTGGACGTGAACCAGATCATGCGCGAGCTGGCGGCCATGGTGCACGAGCAAGGGGACGCCCTCA ATACGATCGAGAGCAACATAGAGAACGTGCACGGACACGTGGAAGAAGGCACGAGCCAGCTGCAGAGGGCAGCGCAGTACCAG AACAAGTACCGCAAGAAGGTGCTGATCCTCGCGTTGGTAGCAGTGGTGGTCGCGATCATCGTGACGATCGTGGTGCTGACCCAGCTGAAGAGATAG